The Henckelia pumila isolate YLH828 chromosome 2, ASM3356847v2, whole genome shotgun sequence genome includes a window with the following:
- the LOC140885026 gene encoding uncharacterized protein, which produces MADRKLDLPEDLISAKSSNRSLTLKGSMGNDEDNALADMLDDSKDPSVPENTIPLSPQWLYAKPNELKMETRGANSLTLGHPADLNQKDAWRPDAPEEKKDWIRIAPEPDSGGRWREEERETGLLGRRDRRKIERRVDNASGREISDNRALPTIDRWHDVSSRSTGPGHEARHDGKWSSRWGPDEKEKDAKVDKKTNVKKEESQSDSQSVVSHARSVPERDSESRDKWRPRHRMEGIPGGSSSFRSAPGFGLERGRVEGSTVGFAVGRGRASAAAARPPSVGIIGAAHYDETGIVSGKHNLSMGTYWYPRAKLLDIYRRLNVEDYLDNMPDNLEEVTHVTQLVTVEPLAFVAPTEEEEAIVSDMWKGKLNSSGVSHSSFRMDGSTNGVAESGNLESTNGRESALSVAAEEIMDNSKRSNFMGEICRVTEAIYGEEHNDGMQFLDGAQFDPAMLTVLDAAVTKIPLIDDNNGLPDDSNSLFAMPSSEKHSNDGQNKFGSSPNEFYLDRGIPPEEISLYYLDPQEEIQGPFLGVDIISWFEQGFFGTDLRVRLQDASDDSPFLELGDVMPHLKFRGARDDLNDLSSDIEKSVAMEGSLDTSLRFGLHLREPIPPIALDGSGLQLSDFVVNEALPEGGPSMNLMHHKQFSIQAGQDVEHMLALQQQQQRQLQLQQQQQQLQQQLHQQQMVLKEQQLSQARQVLLEQMLRNQMRESGHGQSHSDALGLNSSLEHAMLKQQILNNLQQHSRYPSRQADQSLEQLIQAKFGQTAHQRQQNDLLDLLSHGRHGQIHPLDQQIPQQDHMHGRQLPLGLMHGLEMEDERQGVLRLPHDGTSQLYGNAAAAHKAISMGFGPLDFFPQQISTTEEHLNHFERNYSLQNRLQHGFFGPGMTPFERSMSLPVGAAGVNFDDVNSMARTQGLEMHEQIARMTANLGGQDGGQSYGVYSQHHPLMPNQFRSSHLETGDGHWYENNGQLPNDWMESRLQQIYLHNERLKRESDAKRSVEDPSLWMSAGANDDSSKRLLMELLNQKSGNLSSERLDVTNGIPPKKRIPSGDYSGSSMTNNSPGLLLDQETSFGKPFNASLYGYSSGPPQSRLADGTSSIPDTGGLPFRSKAGAFVERGAIASEAEENSLGTFTDVLEDIVEQDGLSGLKKGEMIPVNALSRISSVGSDGFHNEKIGISDSFLDDAAKDRLRSLSFKEPENSFMRHQPVSLTSSSLEGLSEVVADPGVRGKGLLYTAPSDGTRRETRGNNMKILEESGKKDAQFGRTSSGSIADVLETSFSDMLKSNAKKPPIYQENQAQATGISELPDGAMQAQGSRSNKKKGKKGRQIDPALLGFKVTSNRIMMGEIQRLDD; this is translated from the exons ATGGCCGATAGAAAGCTTGATCTACCGGAGGATCTCATCTCAGCAAAGTCTTCCAACCGATCTTTGACCCTCAAAG GTTCAATGGGGAATGATGAGGACAATGCGTTGGCTGATATGCTGGATGATTCAAAGG ATCCGTCAGTGCCAGAGAACACCATTCCGCTGTCTCCACAATGGCTCTATGCTAAGCCAAATGAGCTTAAAATG GAAACACGCGGGGCAAACTCTTTGACTCTTGGCCATCCCGCTGATTTGAACCAGAAGGATGCTTGGCGCCCTGATGCACCTGAAGAAAAAAAGGATTGGATAAGAATTGCTCCTGAGCCTGATTCTGGTGGCCGTTGGCgtgaagaagaaagggaaactgGATTGCTTGGTAGAAGGGATCGCAGGAAGATAGAAAGACGTGTTGACAATGCATCTGGCAGAGAAATTTCTGATAACAGAGCTTTGCCTACCATTGACAGGTGGCATGATGTTAGCAGTCGTAGTACTGGCCCTGGGCATGAGGCAAGGCATGATGGCAAATGGTCTTCAAGATGGGGTCCTGATGAGAAAGAAAAGGATGCCAAAGTGGATAAAAAAACTAATGTCAAGAAGGAAGAATCCCAGAGTGACAGTCAGTCAGTTGTTTCACATGCCCGTTCAGTTCCTGAACGTGATTCTGAGTCTCGTGACAAGTGGAGGCCACGCCACAGGATGGAGGGAATTCCTGGTGGGTCTTCTTCTTTTCGTTCTGCACCAGGATTTGGACTTGAGAGGGGACGAGTGGAGGGCTCGACTGTTGGTTTTGCAGTAGGGCGTGGTCGAGCTAGTGCTGCTGCAGCAAGACCTCCATCAGTAGGTATAATTGGTGCTGCTCATTATGATGAGACTGGAATTGTTTCAGGAAAACACAACCTTTCTATGGGAACATATTGGTATCCGAGGGCAAAACTCCTTGACATTTACCGTAGACTAAATGTTGAAGATTATTTGGATAACATGCCTGACAATTTGGAGGAAGTGACCCATGTTACTCAATTAGTTACTGTTGAGCCTCTAGCTTTTGTTGCTCCTACTGAGGAGGAGGAG GCCATTGTAAGTGACATGTGGAAAGGCAAATTAAACAGCAGTGGAGTTTCTCACAGTTCCTTTAGGATGGATGGATCAACCAATGGTGTTGCAG agtcCGGAAACTTGGAATCCACCAATGGAAGAGAATCTGCCCTCTCTGTTGCTGCTGAAGAGATAATGGATAACTCAAAAAGATCAAATTTCATGGGTG AAATATGTAGAGTTACAGAGGCTATATATGGAGAGGAACATAACGATGGCATGCAGTTCCTTGATGGTGCTCAGTTTGATCCCGCCATGCTGACTGTTTTAGATGCTGCTGTTACCAAGATCCCTTTAATTGATGATAACAATGGACTTCCGGATGATTCAAATTCCCTTTTTGCAATGCCGTCTTCAGAGAAACATTCCAACGATGGTCAAAATAAGTTTGGGAGCAGTCCTAATGAGTTTTATCTTGATAGAGGAATCCCTCCAGAAGAAATAAGTTTGTATTATCTTGACCCACAAGAGGAAATTCAGGGACCCTTTCTTGGAGTGGACATTATTTCGTGGTTTGAACAAGGGTTTTTTGGGACTGATTTGCGTGTCCGTTTGCAAGATGCTTCTGATGACTCACCTTTCCTGGAGTTGGGAGATGTTATGCCCCACTTGAAATTTAGAGGCGCCCGTGACGATCTAAATGATTTAAGTTCTGACATAGAAAAATCTGTTGCAATGGAGGGTTCATTGGACACAAGTTTGCGTTTTGGTCTTCATCTCCGTGAACCTATTCCACCTATTGCATTAGATGGTTCTGGCTTGCAGCTGTCTGATTTTGTTGTTAATGAAGCTCTGCCGGAGGGAGGGCCTAGTATGAATTTGATGCACCACAAACAGTTTTCCATCCAAGCAGGGCAAGATGTGGAACACATGTTGGCTCTTCAacaacagcagcagaggcaattGCAGCTACAACAACAGCAGCAGCAGTTGCAACAACAATTACATCAACAACAAATGGTGCTTAAAGAGCAACAGTTGTCTCAGGCCAGACAGGTTCTTCTTGAGCAGATGCTTCGGAATCAAATGCGTGAGTCCGGCCATGGACAGTCTCATAGTGATGCTCTTGGACTTAACAGTAGTCTTGAACATGCAATGTTAAAACAACAGATTTTAAATAACCTTCAACAGCATTCTCGATATCCATCCAGGCAAGCTGATCAATCCCTTGAGCAGCTAATTCAAGCTAAATTTGGTCAAACAGCCCATCAACGGCAGCAAAATGATTTGTTGGATCTCTTGTCGCATGGGAGGCATGGACAGATTCATCCTTTAGATCAGCAGATTCCTCAACAAGATCATATGCATGGAAGACAGCTGCCTTTGGGCCTGATGCATGGATTGGAAATGGAAGATGAAAGGCAAGGGGTTCTTCGTTTGCCGCATGATGGAACCAGCCAGCTCTATGGAAATGCGGCTGCTGCTCATAAAGCAATATCTATGGGATTTGGTCCTTTGGATTTTTTTCCTCAGCAAATATCAACTACTGAGGAGCATCTGAACCATTTTGAACGCAACTATTCTTTACAAAATAGGCTTCAACATGGTTTTTTTGGCCCTGGAATGACGCCCTTTGAGCGCTCAATGTCACTGCCTGTTGGTGCTGCTGGGGTTAATTTTGATGATGTCAACTCCATGGCTCGCACGCAAGGTTTAGAAATGCATGAACAGATCGCTCGAATGACCGCTAACCTTGGAGGTCAAGATGGTGGTCAATCTTATGGTGTTTACTCTCAGCATCACCCTTTAATGCCCAATCAATTCCGTTCTTCTCACTTGGAAACGGGAGATGGACATTGGTATGAGAATAATGGTCAATTACCCAATGACTGGATGGAGTCAAGACTACAACAGATATACCTTCACAATGAAAGACTGAAAAGGGAGTCAGATGCCAAAAGGAGTGTCGAAGATCCTAGCTTGTGGATGTCAGCTGGAGCCAACGATGACAGCTCAAAGCGTTTGCTTATGGAGTTACTTAATCAGAAATCTGGCAATCTGTCATCCGAAAGGCTTGATGTGACCAATGGGATACCACCCAAGAAAAGGATACCTTCAGGTGACTATTCTGGTTCAAGCATGACAAATAATTCACCCGGTCTTCTTCTAGATCAAGAAACAAGTTTTGGAAAGCCCTTCAATGCTAGCTTGTATGGTTATTCAAGTGGGCCCCCTCAGAGTCGACTGGCTGATGGGACAAGCAGCATTCCGGATACTGGTGGATTGCCTTTTAGGTCCAAAGCTGGAGCTTTTGTTGAACGAGGTGCAATTGCTTCCGAGGCTGAAGAAAATTCTCTG GGGACATTTACAGATGTTCTAGAGGACATAGTTGAGCAGGATGGTCTTTCAGGTTTAAAAAAAGGGGAAATGATACCAGTCAATGCCCTAAGCAGAATCTCTTCAGTTGGTTCTGATG GATTTCACAATGAAAAGATTGGAATTTCTGATTCTTTTTTGGACGATGCCGCCAAGGACAG GTTACGGTCACTCAGTTTCAAAGAACCTGAAAACTCCTTTATGAGGCATCAACCTGTTTCACTAACTTCATCTTCTTTAGAGGGGTTGTCTGAGGTGGTTGCTGATCCAGGCGTTCGAGGAAAAGGTCTCTTATACACTGCACCTTCGGATG GGACGAGGAGAGAAACAAGAGGGAATAATATGAAGATTCTGGAGGAATCTGGGAAGAAAGATGCTCAATTTGGACGCACTTCATCTGGTAGCATTGCTGATGTCCTGGAGACATCATTCAGTGACATGCTTAAAAGCAATGCTAAGAAACCCCCAATATATCAAGAAAATCAAGCCCAGGCTACTGGAATTTCAGAGTTACCGGATGGGGCGATGCAGGCTCAGGGATCAAGAAGCAACAAAAAGAAGGGGAAAAAAGGTAGGCAGATTGATCCTGCTCTTCTTGGATTCAAGGTTACGAGCAATCGGATCATGATGGGTGAGATACAACGGTTAGACGATTGA